The Candidatus Thermoplasmatota archaeon genome segment GGCGCGCGCGGCCGTCTTGCTCACGACGAGCAGGCGCGCGGGCTTCTCTTCGGCAAGCGCGGCGGCGACGAGCTCGGCCGTCTCGCCGGTTCCAAGGAGAAGGACCGTCTTGTCCGCAAGCGGCCCCTCGGAAAGGGCGAGCTTCACGGCCGCGCGGCCAAGGCTCACGGAGCCGCGGTTGAGCTCGGTCTCCGCGCGCACCTTCTTGCCCACCTGGATCGCCTTGCCGAACAGGCGGCCCAAGTGGCGCCCCGTGCAGCCGGCGCCGGCCGCGGCTTCCCAGGACTGGCGTACCTGGCCCAAGATCTGGTCCTCGCCCACCAGCATGCTCTCGATGCCGCTTGCCACGCGCAGGAGGTGCTCGCAGGTCGCAAGCCCGTGCTTGCTGCGCAGGAGCGGGGGCGCCACGAAGCCCGACAGCCACTTGGTGGCCGCCCGCTCGAGGCTCTCCGGCTGGCGGGTGACAAAGTAGAACTCGACCCGGTTGCAGGTCTTCACGACCGCGACCTCCTCGCAGCCGGGCAGCGCACGGGCCTGCGCGAGAAGTTCGGCGACGTTCACGCGGGAGAGGGGCTCCATGTCCTCCAAGCGCGCCCATTGGTGGGTGATGTGAATGGAGAAGAACGGCGCCTCGGAAGCGGGGTCCGCCGGATCGGCCGCGCGAGCTTGGCTCTGGGCGGCCCTCTCGGCCTGCGAGGCGGGGAGCATGTTGAAATGGGGGAGCCAGGGTGGTCGGCTTAAGGGTTTCTGCCCCCCGCAATGGTTATCAGAGGGTTCGACCCTCGCCGCAGCGGTTCCCATGGCCGACCGCGCCGCGAGCCCGCCACCCCAGTATGTAAAGTTCACGTTTTTCCGGATCGACCCCGCCTGGCGCCGGATCGAGCCCCTCCGGAAGTCGGAGGACAAGGAGGAGTTCGCCGCCGTCGTCGCCAAATTCGAGGACAGCCTCATCCTTCGCACCTACTCGACGGTGGGCACCCGGGGCGACTGCGACTTCTTCCTGTGGACCGTGGGGTCGAACCTGGACGAGATCCAGGCCTTCCACGCGGCCCTCAACCAGACGCGACTTGCCGGCTACCTCTCCACCCCGCACAGCTTCCTCTCGGTCACGCGCCGCAGCCAATACGTGAAGGCGCACCAGCGCGAGGACCCGGCCGGCCACGGCGGCATGCGCACCATCGTCCCGGGCAACGGCAAGTACCTCTTCGTGTACCCGTTCTGGAAGACGGCCGAATGGTACCAGCTTCCCATGGAGAAGCGCCAGGAGATGATGAACGAGCACTTCCGCATCGGCCACCGCTTCCCCGACCTCACCATCCACACGACCTACGCCTTTGGCCTCGACGACCCCGAATTCGTCCTCGGCTTCGAAGGCGACAATCCGGACTCCTTCGTCGAGTGCGTCGTGCAGCTTCGCGAGGCCAAGCAACGTCCCTACACGCTGCGGGACACGCCCATCTTCACGGGCGCCCGCGAAACGATCCAAAGCGCC includes the following:
- the hemA gene encoding glutamyl-tRNA reductase, whose product is MLPASQAERAAQSQARAADPADPASEAPFFSIHITHQWARLEDMEPLSRVNVAELLAQARALPGCEEVAVVKTCNRVEFYFVTRQPESLERAATKWLSGFVAPPLLRSKHGLATCEHLLRVASGIESMLVGEDQILGQVRQSWEAAAGAGCTGRHLGRLFGKAIQVGKKVRAETELNRGSVSLGRAAVKLALSEGPLADKTVLLLGTGETAELVAAALAEEKPARLLVVSKTAARASALAARAGGLPLAYAELSQRLAEADVVFAATTAGDVLLDARRVRSTLGASPRPVLFLDLSNPRALAPDVATVEGVRLVDLDGLRAIAAENLDRRRGHVQRAEEIVAEELALLSARLAEDRAEAILAALYGRVKRIRDGELDRAAAKLALDDEGRRVLADLANSILNKVLSEPTLVLKRMARENDSAGIESAAKVLGIAREESP
- a CDS encoding chlorite dismutase family protein, with the protein product MADRAASPPPQYVKFTFFRIDPAWRRIEPLRKSEDKEEFAAVVAKFEDSLILRTYSTVGTRGDCDFFLWTVGSNLDEIQAFHAALNQTRLAGYLSTPHSFLSVTRRSQYVKAHQREDPAGHGGMRTIVPGNGKYLFVYPFWKTAEWYQLPMEKRQEMMNEHFRIGHRFPDLTIHTTYAFGLDDPEFVLGFEGDNPDSFVECVVQLREAKQRPYTLRDTPIFTGARETIQSALAKLG